One Mycobacterium paraseoulense genomic window, CAAGATCGCCGAGGCCAACCCACGCAGCCCCGAAATGCACGCATGGTAACCGAGTTCCGTGCTAGCGGGCGGCGAACCGAATTCTTCGGGACGTCGCCCGCTTTGCATTGTCTTGCATTGTCCAGGGGCGTTTTTCGTCATCACCAGCTATCGACTCGACAGCGACTCGGCGATCGTCAACGCCTCCTGCGCGCCGGCCCGCATCGCTCGGCAGCACAGCACCAGCCAGGTCCCCACTCCTTCCGGGGTGCCGTCGGCGAAGCCCTCGGCGGCGGTCCGGTAGTCGGCCGGCTGTCGCATCCAACTCACCTCGGGCACACCCAATCCGTGTGGGTCCAGCCCGCTGGCGATGGTCACCAGGCGCGACACCGCGCGGGCGACCACGCCGTCCGCGCTGCCGAACGGCCGCAGCGTCAGCAGCTCGCCGTGGGCGACGGCGGCGACCACCGGCGCCGGCGCCTGGGTGCCGCCGCTCACCAACTCCGCCAGCAACTCCAGCCGCGGCCCCACCCCGGCGTCGGCGCGCGGCCGGCCCAGCCTGTCCTCGTCGACCTGGTCGGCCGCCGCCAACATGTGCAGCCTGGCCAGCGCCTGCAACGGCGCGCGACGCCAGATGCCGACCAGTGGACCCTCGCCGCCCTCGAGCGCCTGAGCCACCCGCAACGCGCCGCCGAACACCGGGTCGTTGACCACCGCCGCGTCCGCGAGGTCTTCGAGCCGCACGGGGCCGCCGTCCAGCACCGACGAGGCGCGGGCCGCCCGCAACGCCGCTTCGGCCGCGGTCACCGGCCAGCCCCGCAGGTTCGCCCGGTGGCGGTGGGCGCGGCCCAGCGCGTCGCGGGCCCGGTCGCTGGCCTCGGCGACGCCCGGCAACTCCAGCAGGGGAGCCAGTGGATCAGCCGTCACGGGTTGCCAACCTATCGCGGTGGCGCGAGCGCGCCGGGGATGGCCGCCAGCAGCTGGCGGGTGTAGTCGTGCCGGGGCCGGCTGAACAGCTCCTCGGTAGGTGCCCGCTCCACCACGCTGCCGGCGCGCATCACCAACACGTCGTCGGCGATCTGCCGGATCACCGCCAGGTCGTGGCTGATGAACAGGTAGGCGAGTCCGAGCTCGGCCTGCAGGCCGGCCAGCAACTGAAGTATCTGGGCCTGCACCAGGACATCGAGCGCGGAGACCGCCTCGTCGCAGACCAGCACCTCGGGCCGCAACGCCAGCGCCCGGGCGATCGCGACGCGCTGTCGTTGGCCGCCGGAAAGCTCACGGGGCAGCCGCCCCAGGACGGACGCCGGCAGCGCGACCTGGTCGACGAGCTCGCGCACCGCGCGCTCGCGCTGCCCGCGGTCACCGACGCGGTGGACGCGCAGCGGCTCCTCGATGGCGCGGAACACGGTGTACATCGGATCCAGGCTGCTGTAGGGATTCTGGAAGACGGGCTGCACCCTGCGCCGGAATGCCAGTTGCTGATCGCGGTTCAGCGCGGCGTCGACGCGGGTGCCGTCGAAGGTGACGGTGCCGGAAGTGGGGGGCAGCAGGCCCAGCACCATTCGCGCCAGCGTCGATTTGCCCGAACCCGACTCCCCCACGACGGCCAGGGTGCGCGCCCGCCGCAGCCGAAACGAAACCCCGTCGACGGCACGGAATTCCGCTCGCCGCTGCGCCCGCCACCCGGGGACCCCGCGGGACTCGCGGTACACCTTGGTCAGGTCCGAGGCGACGAGGACGTCGTCGGGCTCCGGGTGATCCACCGGGTGCGGCCGGCCCTGACTTTTGACCGCCAGCGACGGCGCCGCGGCCACCAGGCGACGGGTGTAATCGTGTTGCGGGTCGCGCAGGATCGACTCCGCCGCACCGGATTCCACCACGACGCCGGCGCGCATCACGACCACGGACTCGGCGCGTTCGGCGGCCAGCGCCAGGTCGTGGGTGATCAGCAGCAGCGCGGTGCCGAGTTCGGTGGTGAGCCCCTGCAAGTGGTCGAGCACCTGGCGCTGCACGGTGACGTCCAGCGCGGAGGTCGGCTCGTCGGCGATCAGCAGCCGCGGCCGGCCCGCCAACCCGATCGCGATCAGCGCCCGCTGACACATCCCGCCGGAGAGCTGATGCGGATAGCGACCCGCTTGCCTGGCCGGGTCCGGCAACCCGGCCTGGGCGAGCAGCTCGACCGCGGTTCGTCGCGTCCTGCGGTCGGAAGTGTTGGCGCGCAACGCTTCGGAGACCTGGAAGCCGACCTTCCAGACGGGGTTGAGGTTCGTCATCGGGTCCTGCGGTATGTAGCCGATCTCGCGGCCCCGGATCGAGCGCAGGGTCCGGCGGTCGGCCCCTGCGATGTCGGTTCCGTCGAAGACGATGCGCCCGGCGGTGATCCGCCCGCCGGGGGGAAGCAGCCCGAGGACGGCGGCCGCCGTGGTGGATTTCCCCGAGCCGGACTCACCCACCACCGCGACGGTCTGGCCGGGCAGCACGGCGAGGTCCACGCCACGGACGGCGCCCTGACGGCCGAAGTCGACTCTGAGACCCTCGACGGCCAGCAGCGGTCCGGCGTTCATGGCCGCCACGCTCGTGAAGCCGGATCCAGGGCGTCGCGCAACGCGTCGCCCATCATCATGAAGGCCAGCACCGTGATCGCCAGTGCGCCGGCGGGATAGAACAGGATGGGCGAGCCCGCCCGCAGCCGCGTCTGGGCGAGGTTGATGTCGCCGCCCCAGGACACCACCGTCGGCGGCAGCCCGACGCCGAGGTAGGACAGCGTGGCCTCGGTGACGATGAAGACGCCCAGCGCGATGGTGGCCATCGCGACGACCGGGCCCAGGGCGTTGGGCAGCGCGTGGCGCAGCAGGATTTGAAAGCGGCTCAGCCCCAATGCCTTCGCGGCCAGCACGAAGTCGCTGGCGCGCACCGCGAGCACCGATCCCCGCGCGATGCGGGCGACCTGGGGCCAGCCGAACAGGGCGAGGATGGCGATCACGGTCCACACCGTGCGATGGCGCATGACCTGCATGAGCACGATCGCGGCCAGCAGCAGGGGCAAGCCGAAGAACACGTCGCTGACGCGCGAGACCAGCGCGTCGATCCAGCCGCCGTAGAACCCCGCCAGCGCGCCGAGCGCGCCGCCGACGACGAACACCACCAGGGCCGCCCCCACGCCGACGGTGACCGAGGCCCGCGCGCCGTAGACCGTGCGGGTGTAGACGTCGTGGCCCTGCAGGTCGGTGCCGAACCAATGGGCGCGCGACGGCGGGAGCAGGCTCTGGCTGGGATCGGCGTAGGCGGGATCGGCCCCGGTGAACACCGCGGGAAACATCGCGACGAACGCGATGAACAGGATGAGCAGGCCGGCGACGACGAACTTCGGGCGCCCGCGCAACGCGCGCCAGGTGTCGAGCCAGAAGCCGCTGCGCTCAGCCATACCGGATCCTGGGGTCCAGCGCGGCATACAGCAGGTCCACCGCCAGGTTGGTGATGAGGTAGATCAGCACCAGCACCGTCACGATCGACACCACGGTCGGCGCCTCCTGCCGGGTGACGGCCTGATACAGCACGCCGCCGACGCCGTGGATGTTGAAAATGCCCTCCGTCACAATGGCTCCCCCCATCAGCGCGCCCAGGTCGGCACCCAGGAACGTCACCACGGGGATGAGCGAATTGCGCAGAATGTGCACCGCCACCACGCGCGGGCGGGACAACCCCTTGGCGGTGGCGGTGCGGACGTAGTCGGCGTGCGCGTTGGCGGCGACCGCGGACCGGGTCAACCGCACCACGTAAGCGAACGACACCGAACCCAGCACGACGCCGGGCAGCAGCAGGCGCCCGAACGTCGACCGCTCCCCCACCGTCACCGGCGCGATGCCCAGCTTCACCCCGAAAACGAACTGGGCCAAAAAGCCCAGGACGAAGATGGGGATGGCGATGATGATCAGCCCGGTGATCAGCACGCCCGCGTCGAACAGGCCACCCGTGCGCAGGCCGGCGATCACCCCGAACCCGATGCCCAGCACCGCTTCGACGGCCAGGGCGATCAGCGCCAGCCGCAGCGTGACCGGAAAGGCATGTGCCAGAACGGCGCTCACCGGGAGACCGGAGTAGGAGCGGCCCAGGTCGCCGCGCAGGACGCCGCCGAGGTAGCGCAGGTACTGCACGATGAACGGATCATCGAGGTGGTAGCGGGCCCGCAGCTGCGCGGCGACCTCGGGCGTCAGCGGCCGGTCCCCGGCGATCGCGGCCACCGGGTCGCCCGGCAACAGGAACACCATGCCGTAGATCAGCAGTGTGGCGCCGAGGAAAACGGGCACCATGACGGCGATCCGGCGCGCGATGTAGGAGCCCATCGTTCAAGCCTTGACGATGTTCTCGTAGTCGGGCAATCCGTTCCAGGTGAGCTTGACGCCGCTCACCTGCGACGACCATCCGACCACCGCGATGTAGTACCACAGCGGCACGGCGGGCATGTCGCGCAACAGGATTCGTTGGGCCTTATTGACCAGCACATCCGCCTGCGCCAGGTCGGGTGCGGCCTCGGCGGCCGCCAGGCCGGCGTCGAACTCGCGGTTCGAGTATCCGACGTCGTTGGATCCCGCTCCGGTGGCGTACAGCGGGGCCAGGAACTCGATCATCGACGGGTAGTCGCCGATCCAGCCCGCGCGGAACGCGGTATCGATGGTGTGGTTGGTGATCTGGGTGCGGAAACCCGCGAACGTGGGGTGCGGCGCGCCGACGGCATCGATGCCCAGCACGTTCTTGATGCTGTTGGCCACCGCGTCGACCCACTCTTGATGGCCGCTGTCGGCGTTGTATGCGATCCAGTACCGCCCGCTCCACGGCGAGATCGCGTTGGCTCGCGCCCAGAGTTGGCGTGCCCGTGCGGGATCGAAGTCCAACGCGTCGTTGCCCGGGATGTTCGGGTCGAATCCGGGCAGCGAGCTGGCGGTGAAATCGCGGGCCGGGCTGCGGGTGCCGTTGAAGATCTGCTGACAGATCTGCGGCCGGTTGATGGCCGCCGACAGCGCCAAGCGGCGCAACCGACCTTCTTCGCCCCCGAAATGGGGTAGCCGCAACGGCGTGTCGAGCGATTGGCTGACCGCGACGGGTCCGCTGGCGGCGTTGCCGCCCAGGTCACGCTTGTAGATCGTCAGCGCACTGGACGGAATCGTGTCCAGCACGTCGAGGTTGCCCGACAGCAGGTCGGCGTAGGCGGTGTCCAGGCTGGCGTAGAACTCGAACCTCAAACCTTTGTTGTGGGGTTTGCGATTGCCGTGGTAGGCGGGGTTGGGTTTCAAGTCGATCTTGACGTTGTGTTCCCAGGCCGGCCCGTCGGGACCGTCCGCCAACTCGTACGGGCCGTTGCCGACGGGGTGGCGGCCGAACGCGGCCATGTCCCGAAAAGCCTTGTCCGGCAACGGGTAGAACGCATTGTGTCCTAGCCGCAACGTGAAGTCGACGGTCGGTGCCTTGAGCCGCACATCGAACTCGAGATCATTGACCACTTGCAGCCCGGACATGGTGGTCCGAGCCGGCTTCCCGTCTCCGGTGCGGCCGGCGACCTCGTCGTACCCGACGATCGGGCTGAAAAAGCTCTGTTGCAGTTGGGCATTGGTACTCAGGGCCCCGTAGTTCCACGCGTCGACGAACGAATGCGCCGTCACCGGTGAGCCGTCGGTGAATTTCCAGCCGGGCTTGAGGATGATGCGGTAGTTGATGTTGTCGGTCGTCTCGACCGACCGCGCCACTTCCGGCGACGGTTTGCCCGCGGCGTCATAGGACACCAAACCGGCGAACAGCCGGTCCAGGATCCGCCCTCCGAGGCTGTCGTTCGTGGCGGTCGGAATCAGCGGGTTGGGCGGTTCGCCGCCGTTCACCACGACCGACTCAGGGGTCAGCGCCCCGCCGCCGCAGCCGCCCAGCGTTGCGGCCGCCAGCAGCCCGGCGACGAAGACCGGCAAGGCGGCCCGCTTCCGACGCATGACACCCGACCCTAGGGCCTGCCACGGCGATCGGGTGAAGTGCCCGGCGAGGGCCCGCGAAATTAGAATCCTGTCGTGACTGTCGCGTATCTGGCTTCGGACAGACCGGGTCTGCTGGCGGGGGAACTGATCTTCGCGTTCGGCCTTCCCGCAATCGGATTGATCTGTCTGATCGCCGGCCTGCTGGAGCGCTCGCGCAGACGTCCACCGGTCCCGCCTCCGTACAACGCCGGCCATCCGTATCCGCCCCCACCGCCGATGGGCTATCCGGGCCCGTACCCCGCTCCGCCGCCTGTCCCGGGCTATCCGCCCGCCGTGCCGCCGCGGCGGCCGACGAGCAAGTCGGCCACCACGCTGATCACCGTCGGCGCCGTCCTGCTGGGGCTGGGCGGGCTGAACATCTTCTTCCATGCGACGCGCGCCTTGTCGAGCGACGAGCGTGACTCGCCCACGACCGCCCAGCCAACCCCATCGACCAGAGCCGCGATGCCCGAAATAGGTCAGTGCTTCACCGAATTCGAGGTCCGTATGGGTTCGCTCAACCATCCGACCGACTGCGGTGATCCTGTGGCGACCTATGAGCTCGCCGCCAAAGGCGGGCCGACGGCGACATGCCCCGACAACAAGCGCGGCGGCTCTGTCTACGCGCGCCTCACCAACGAATCCCACACACTGTGTTTTGCCGCCAACCTCAAACAAGGGCTCTGCTACCTGAGGACCGACCAGCGCGAGACGACGACGTGGACACCGGTCGATTGCGCTGAAGCACGCTTCGCAAGATTCAAGGTCGACAAGCGCATTGACGGCAGCGCCGACGAAACGCAATGTCCGCCGTGGACAAAGGCCAACGCGTACCCCACGCCGCCGCGGGTCTACTGCCTGGCGCAAGCCGACTCGTGACGCTCAGACCGGCGTGACGGGGTGCACCTGCAGCGCGCAGGCGTCGATGGTGGCCTGCACGGTCAGCACCACGGTGGTGTCCGGCGGGTTGACCAGCAACTCGGTGTAGGTGGGGCACGGGTGCCCGTCGGCGTCGATGGCGATGCCCTCCACGACGGCCTGCCCCTGCGTGGACAGGGACAGGATGACGGTGGGCGGCACGTCGGCGCCGCCCGGCAGGCCGCCCATGTAGCCGCGCAGCGTGGGCTCGGCATGAATGAGCGGGCCCCCGGCACCGGAGTCGACCCCCGGATAGCCGGTCAGCGTGCAGGGCTCCGCGCCGCCGGCGAGGCTGAACACCAGGGTGGTCGCTCGGTGCCCGACGGCGGCCTGGGCCGGCGAGGCGGTGACGGCGATCTGGTCCGACCAGCACGGGGCGGGCGCGTCGGCGGTGTCGGTGGGCATGGCCCACGCCGGAACCCCCGGCATGGCGATGGCCGCGTAACCCGTTGCGGCCGCGGCGAAGCTGGGAACTAGTCGGCGGATGCGCCGCCCGCGGCCCGGCACACCGGTGATTATCCGGCATCGGTCCGCGCTTTGGCCTCGGTTTCGAGCGGTCCATTTCACCTTCTAGGGCTAGGCTCTCTGACGATTGACGAGCCTCGACATTAGGAGGAAGCCAGTGACCACCACCGACGCCGTAGGCCCGTCGTCGTTCCCCCCGCCGCCTGGGTTCGCCGAACAGGCCAACGCGGGCGAGGAGTTGTATCGCGAGGCCGACGAGGACCGGCTGGCCTTCTGGGCCAAGCAGGCGAACCGGCTCTCCTGGTCGACGCCCTTCACCGAGGTGCTCGATTGGTCGCAGGCGCCGTTCGCGAAGTGGTTCGCCGACGGCAAACTCAACGTCGCCTACAACTGCGTGGACCGCCACGTGGAGGCAGGCCACGGGGACCGGGTCGCCATCCACTGGGAGGGCGAGCCGGGCGACAGCCGCAGCCTGACCTACGCCGAGCTGCAGGCCGAGGTGTGCAAGGCGGCCAACGCGCTGACCGGACTGGGGCTGGTCGCCGGCGACCGCGTCGCGATCTATATGCCGTTGATCCCGGAAGCGGTGATATCGATGCTCGCCTGCGCCCGGCTGGGCATCATGCACAGCGTCGTGTTCGCCGGCTTCACCGCCAAGGCGCTACGGGCGCGCATCGCCGATGCCCAGGCCAAATTGGTGATCACCAGCGACGGGCAGTTCCGCCGCGGCAAGCCCGCACCGTTGAAGGACGCCGCCGACGAGGCGGTCGACGATCCCGAGAGCCCCGTCGAACGCATCCTGGTGGTGCGGCGCACCGGGATCGACGTGTCGTGGAACGACGACCGCGACGTGTGGTGGCACGACGTCGTCGACGCCGCGTCGCCCGAACACACGCCGGAGCCCTTCGACGCGGAGCAGCCGCTGTTCCTGCTGTACACCTCCGGCACCACCGGCAAGCCCAAGGGCATCGTGCACACCAGCGGCGGCTACCTGACCCAGTGCTCCTACACGCACTACTACATCTTCGACATCAAGCCCGAACGCGACGTCTTCTGGTGCACCGCCGATATCGGCTGGGTCACCGGGCACACCTACGGGGTCTACGGGCCGCTGTCCAACGGCGCCACCGAGGTCCTCTACGAGGGCACGCCCGACTCGCCCACCCAGCACCGGCACTTCGAGATCATCGAAAAGTACGGCGTGACAATCTATTACACCGCGCCCACGCTCATCCGAACCTTCATGAAGTGGGGGCGCGAGATCCCCGACGCGCACGACCTGTCCAGCCTGCGACTGCTGGGCACGGTGGGCGAGCCGATCAACCCCGAGGCGTGGCGCTGGTACCGCACGGTGATCGGCGCCGAGCGCCTTCCGATCGTGGACACCTGGTGGCAGACCGAAACGGGTGCCGCGATGATCTCCCCGCTGCCCGGGGTCGCCACCGCCAAACCCGGCTCGGCGATGCGGCCGCTGCCGGGCATCTCCGCGAGCATCGTCGACGACCACGGCGACGAACTGGTGCCAACCGTCCACCACGGCGAACACGTCACCGGGTACCTGGTTTTGGATCAACCGTGGCCGTCCATGCTGCGCGGCATCTGGGGTGATCCCGAGCGATACGTCGAGACCTACTGGTCCAGGTTCGCCGAGCAGGGCTGGTATTTCGCCGGTGACAGCGCCTATTACGACCGCGACGGCGCCATCTGGGTGGTGGGCCGCATCGACGACGTGATGAACGTGTCGGGGCATCGGCTCTCGAGTGCCGAACTGGAGTCGGCGCTGGTCGGCCACCACGGGGTGGCCGAAGCCGCGGTGGTCGCCAAGTCCGACGCGACCACGGGCCAAGCCGTCTGCGCCTTCGTCGTCTTGTGCGCCGAGTACGAGGTGCACGACGGGGTCGTCGACGAGCTGCGCGCCGAGGTGGCCCGGGAGATCTCACCCATCGCCAAGCCGCGGGAGATCCACGTGGTGCCGGAGCTGCCCAAGACTCGCAGCGGCAAGATCATGCGCAGGCTGCTGCGCGACATCGCCGAGAACCGCGAACTGGGCGACACGTCGACACTGCTCGACCCCGGCGTCTTCGACGCGATCCAAGCCTCGAAATAGCCGCCTCAGGCCGGTAGCGGCGTGAACCCCGCACCGGGCCGGTGCTTGGCGTTGACGTCGGCCAGGATCGCGTTGAACGACTGCACCACGGCCGGCGTGTGCAGCGGGATGTACTTGATGACGCAGGTCGGCAGGTTGTCGCTGAACGCCCCGTGGATCATGCCGACCAGCATGTTGTTGACGGTCACCGGCGCCCCCGAGTCACCCGGCTGCCCGCAGACCTGCATGACGATGGTGCCCGGGTCCTGGCCCGGCCCCCAGGTGACGCCGCACGAGTTTCCGGTGGTCCGGCCCTGCTTGCAGGCGATCTCGCCGAAGGCCGGATCCGGGCCGAGGCCGTTGATCGCGAAGCCGTTGTAGTTGGCCGTCGGGGTCACCTTGGCCGGATCGAATTTGATGACGGCGTAGTCGAGGTTGTCGTTGCCGGCCACCATGGTGCCCAGGACACCGGCGTTCTCGGCGCCCTCGGCGGCCACCTGCGCGCCCGGACCACCGCAGTGCGCGGAGGTGAAGCCGATCAGCTCACCGGCGGCATCACCGCCGATGGTCGTCAGGGTGCACATCGTGTCCCCGTTGATCACGATGCCGGCACCGCCGCCCATCGGGATCCGGACATCGGCGGCCGCCGCCCGGGCGGGGCAACCCACCAGTACCAAGAGGACCGCCGCAATTGCCGCCACGAAGCACCGCGCCGTCTGCACAGCACCCCTCCCATCGACAGGCCGGACCCGGACCGGCGAGGCCAGTCTAGTCGGCCACGCACCTCGCCCGCCGTGCCGCGCACAGCGGGCGATCGCGTCCGCGCATGGATGGCCCGGTCTGCGGCTGGCCTCGTCTGGCAAAGCGCCGCATGGCAACATGAACCGCGACGATGAAGCCGGGCAATGACGAAAGAGGGGACCGTCTGTGAGCAAAGCCGATGGCAAGAACGGTGTGCCCAGCACTCTGACCACAATCCCCCTGACCGACCCGCACGCCCGGCCCGCGGAGCCCTCGATCGGCGACCTGATCAAGGACGCGACCACGCAGGTCTCCACGCTGGTGCGCGCCGAGGTCGAACTGGCCCGGGCGGAGATCACCCGGGACGTCAAAAAGGGCCTGACCGGCAGCGTGTACTTCATCGCCGCGCTGGTGGTGCTGTTCTACTCGACGTTCTTTTTCTTCTTCTTCGTCGCCGAACTGCTCGACACCTGGTTGTGGCGCTGGGTGGCGTTCCTCATCGTGTTCGGGGTCCAGGTGGTGGTCGGGGCCCTGCTGGCCCTGCTGGGCTTCCTCAAGGTGCGCCGGATCCGGGGCCCGCGGCAGACCATCGAATCGGTCAAGGAGACCCGCACCGCCCTCACGCCGGGCCACGACAAGCCGCAAGGCGCCGCCAAGCAGCTCGCCGAGCACGGCAAGCACGAAAGGCCCGAAACCGATCCATCGGGCTGGTAAGTGGCCCCGCCGGATCCGTCGGTAACC contains:
- a CDS encoding oxidoreductase translates to MTADPLAPLLELPGVAEASDRARDALGRAHRHRANLRGWPVTAAEAALRAARASSVLDGGPVRLEDLADAAVVNDPVFGGALRVAQALEGGEGPLVGIWRRAPLQALARLHMLAAADQVDEDRLGRPRADAGVGPRLELLAELVSGGTQAPAPVVAAVAHGELLTLRPFGSADGVVARAVSRLVTIASGLDPHGLGVPEVSWMRQPADYRTAAEGFADGTPEGVGTWLVLCCRAMRAGAQEALTIAESLSSR
- a CDS encoding dipeptide ABC transporter ATP-binding protein is translated as MNAGPLLAVEGLRVDFGRQGAVRGVDLAVLPGQTVAVVGESGSGKSTTAAAVLGLLPPGGRITAGRIVFDGTDIAGADRRTLRSIRGREIGYIPQDPMTNLNPVWKVGFQVSEALRANTSDRRTRRTAVELLAQAGLPDPARQAGRYPHQLSGGMCQRALIAIGLAGRPRLLIADEPTSALDVTVQRQVLDHLQGLTTELGTALLLITHDLALAAERAESVVVMRAGVVVESGAAESILRDPQHDYTRRLVAAAPSLAVKSQGRPHPVDHPEPDDVLVASDLTKVYRESRGVPGWRAQRRAEFRAVDGVSFRLRRARTLAVVGESGSGKSTLARMVLGLLPPTSGTVTFDGTRVDAALNRDQQLAFRRRVQPVFQNPYSSLDPMYTVFRAIEEPLRVHRVGDRGQRERAVRELVDQVALPASVLGRLPRELSGGQRQRVAIARALALRPEVLVCDEAVSALDVLVQAQILQLLAGLQAELGLAYLFISHDLAVIRQIADDVLVMRAGSVVERAPTEELFSRPRHDYTRQLLAAIPGALAPPR
- a CDS encoding ABC transporter permease; this encodes MAERSGFWLDTWRALRGRPKFVVAGLLILFIAFVAMFPAVFTGADPAYADPSQSLLPPSRAHWFGTDLQGHDVYTRTVYGARASVTVGVGAALVVFVVGGALGALAGFYGGWIDALVSRVSDVFFGLPLLLAAIVLMQVMRHRTVWTVIAILALFGWPQVARIARGSVLAVRASDFVLAAKALGLSRFQILLRHALPNALGPVVAMATIALGVFIVTEATLSYLGVGLPPTVVSWGGDINLAQTRLRAGSPILFYPAGALAITVLAFMMMGDALRDALDPASRAWRP
- a CDS encoding ABC transporter permease — encoded protein: MGSYIARRIAVMVPVFLGATLLIYGMVFLLPGDPVAAIAGDRPLTPEVAAQLRARYHLDDPFIVQYLRYLGGVLRGDLGRSYSGLPVSAVLAHAFPVTLRLALIALAVEAVLGIGFGVIAGLRTGGLFDAGVLITGLIIIAIPIFVLGFLAQFVFGVKLGIAPVTVGERSTFGRLLLPGVVLGSVSFAYVVRLTRSAVAANAHADYVRTATAKGLSRPRVVAVHILRNSLIPVVTFLGADLGALMGGAIVTEGIFNIHGVGGVLYQAVTRQEAPTVVSIVTVLVLIYLITNLAVDLLYAALDPRIRYG
- a CDS encoding peptide ABC transporter substrate-binding protein, which produces MRRKRAALPVFVAGLLAAATLGGCGGGALTPESVVVNGGEPPNPLIPTATNDSLGGRILDRLFAGLVSYDAAGKPSPEVARSVETTDNINYRIILKPGWKFTDGSPVTAHSFVDAWNYGALSTNAQLQQSFFSPIVGYDEVAGRTGDGKPARTTMSGLQVVNDLEFDVRLKAPTVDFTLRLGHNAFYPLPDKAFRDMAAFGRHPVGNGPYELADGPDGPAWEHNVKIDLKPNPAYHGNRKPHNKGLRFEFYASLDTAYADLLSGNLDVLDTIPSSALTIYKRDLGGNAASGPVAVSQSLDTPLRLPHFGGEEGRLRRLALSAAINRPQICQQIFNGTRSPARDFTASSLPGFDPNIPGNDALDFDPARARQLWARANAISPWSGRYWIAYNADSGHQEWVDAVANSIKNVLGIDAVGAPHPTFAGFRTQITNHTIDTAFRAGWIGDYPSMIEFLAPLYATGAGSNDVGYSNREFDAGLAAAEAAPDLAQADVLVNKAQRILLRDMPAVPLWYYIAVVGWSSQVSGVKLTWNGLPDYENIVKA
- a CDS encoding LppU/SCO3897 family protein; the protein is MTVAYLASDRPGLLAGELIFAFGLPAIGLICLIAGLLERSRRRPPVPPPYNAGHPYPPPPPMGYPGPYPAPPPVPGYPPAVPPRRPTSKSATTLITVGAVLLGLGGLNIFFHATRALSSDERDSPTTAQPTPSTRAAMPEIGQCFTEFEVRMGSLNHPTDCGDPVATYELAAKGGPTATCPDNKRGGSVYARLTNESHTLCFAANLKQGLCYLRTDQRETTTWTPVDCAEARFARFKVDKRIDGSADETQCPPWTKANAYPTPPRVYCLAQADS
- a CDS encoding DUF4232 domain-containing protein — encoded protein: MPGRGRRIRRLVPSFAAAATGYAAIAMPGVPAWAMPTDTADAPAPCWSDQIAVTASPAQAAVGHRATTLVFSLAGGAEPCTLTGYPGVDSGAGGPLIHAEPTLRGYMGGLPGGADVPPTVILSLSTQGQAVVEGIAIDADGHPCPTYTELLVNPPDTTVVLTVQATIDACALQVHPVTPV
- the acs gene encoding acetate--CoA ligase; its protein translation is MTTTDAVGPSSFPPPPGFAEQANAGEELYREADEDRLAFWAKQANRLSWSTPFTEVLDWSQAPFAKWFADGKLNVAYNCVDRHVEAGHGDRVAIHWEGEPGDSRSLTYAELQAEVCKAANALTGLGLVAGDRVAIYMPLIPEAVISMLACARLGIMHSVVFAGFTAKALRARIADAQAKLVITSDGQFRRGKPAPLKDAADEAVDDPESPVERILVVRRTGIDVSWNDDRDVWWHDVVDAASPEHTPEPFDAEQPLFLLYTSGTTGKPKGIVHTSGGYLTQCSYTHYYIFDIKPERDVFWCTADIGWVTGHTYGVYGPLSNGATEVLYEGTPDSPTQHRHFEIIEKYGVTIYYTAPTLIRTFMKWGREIPDAHDLSSLRLLGTVGEPINPEAWRWYRTVIGAERLPIVDTWWQTETGAAMISPLPGVATAKPGSAMRPLPGISASIVDDHGDELVPTVHHGEHVTGYLVLDQPWPSMLRGIWGDPERYVETYWSRFAEQGWYFAGDSAYYDRDGAIWVVGRIDDVMNVSGHRLSSAELESALVGHHGVAEAAVVAKSDATTGQAVCAFVVLCAEYEVHDGVVDELRAEVAREISPIAKPREIHVVPELPKTRSGKIMRRLLRDIAENRELGDTSTLLDPGVFDAIQASK
- a CDS encoding chymotrypsin family serine protease; the protein is MQTARCFVAAIAAVLLVLVGCPARAAAADVRIPMGGGAGIVINGDTMCTLTTIGGDAAGELIGFTSAHCGGPGAQVAAEGAENAGVLGTMVAGNDNLDYAVIKFDPAKVTPTANYNGFAINGLGPDPAFGEIACKQGRTTGNSCGVTWGPGQDPGTIVMQVCGQPGDSGAPVTVNNMLVGMIHGAFSDNLPTCVIKYIPLHTPAVVQSFNAILADVNAKHRPGAGFTPLPA
- a CDS encoding phage holin family protein encodes the protein MSKADGKNGVPSTLTTIPLTDPHARPAEPSIGDLIKDATTQVSTLVRAEVELARAEITRDVKKGLTGSVYFIAALVVLFYSTFFFFFFVAELLDTWLWRWVAFLIVFGVQVVVGALLALLGFLKVRRIRGPRQTIESVKETRTALTPGHDKPQGAAKQLAEHGKHERPETDPSGW